A stretch of Eleutherodactylus coqui strain aEleCoq1 chromosome 9, aEleCoq1.hap1, whole genome shotgun sequence DNA encodes these proteins:
- the TFAP2A gene encoding transcription factor AP-2-alpha isoform X2, whose translation MDQVQRTGDPGPSDPDMKSKGLESTENIPSSKRRTSELPMAYPGYSQDSQDRHDGTSNGTGRLPQLGSVGQSPYASAPPLSHTPNTDFQPPYFPPPYQPIYPQSQDPYSHVNDPYSLNSLHAQPQPQHPGWPGQRQSQEASLLHTHRGLPHQLSGLDPRRDYRRHEDLLHGPHGLGSGLGDISIHSIPHAIEDVSHLEDPGINIPDQTVIKKDNLFGGVVNPNEVFCSVPGRLSLLSSTSKYKVTVAEVQRRLSPPECLNASLLGGVLRRAKSKNGGRSLREKLDKIGLNLPAGRRKAANVTLLTSLVEGEAVHLARDFGYVCETEFPAKAVAEYVNRQHSDPNEQVTRKNMLLATKQICKEFTDLLSQDRSPLGNSRPSPILEPGIQSCLTHFNLISHGFGSPAVCAAITALQNYLTEALKAMDKMYLNNNNPNSHTDNSKGGDKDEKHRK comes from the exons ATGGATCAGGTTCAGAGGACAGGAGATCCGGGCCCCTCGGATCCAGACATGAAAAGCAAAGGGCTAGAGAGCACAGAGAACATTCCTAGCAGCAAGAGGAGGACATCGGAGCTGCCCATGGCTTATCCAGGATATTCCCAGGATTCCCAG GATCGTCATGACGGTACCAGTAATGGGACAGGCAGGTTACCCCAGCTGGGGTCAGTGGGCCAGTCTCCCTATGCCAGTGCTCCCCCACTTTCTCATACCCCTAATACTGACTTTCAACCCCCATATTTTCCTCCACCATACCAGCCCATATATCCACAGTCACAGGATCCATATTCCCACGTTAATGACCCATATAGCCTCAATTCCCTCCATGCTCAACCGCAACCTCAGCACCCAGGGTGGCCAGGACAGAGGCAAAGCCAAGAGGCCAGTCTATTGCACACACATCGGGGGCTACCACATCAGCTGTCCGGCCTGGACCCTCGCAGGGATTACAGGCGGCATGAAGATCTTCTGCATGGGCCTCATGGGCTAGGCTCAGGACTTGGGGACATCTCCATCCACTCCATACCTCATGCAATAGAAGATGTCTCG CATTTAGAAGACCCAGGTATCAACATCCCAGATCAGACTGTAATTAAGAAAG ACAATCTCTTCGGTGGAGTAGTGAATCCCAATGAAGTTTTCTGCTCGGTTCCTGGACGACTGTCTCTTCTAAGCTCAACATCAAAGTACAAGGTGACAGTGGCAGAAGTACAGAGAAGGTTGTCCCCGCCCGAGTGCCTCAATGCTTCTCTACTGGGTGGAGTGCTCAGAAG GGCGAAATCCAAAAATGGTGGCCGATCACTGAGAGAAAAATTAGATAAAATAGGATTAAACCTTCCAGCTGGGAGGCGTAAAGCTGCTAATGTTACATTGCTCACATCCTTAGTGGAGG GTGAAGCTGTCCATTTAGCCAGAGATTTTGGTTATGTTTGTGAAACTGAATTTCCTGCCAAAGCAGTAGCCGAGTATGTCAACCGGCAACACTCAGACCCCAATGAGCAAGTGACCAGGAAAAATATGTTATTAGCCACAAA GCAGATTTGTAAGGAATTCACAGATTTATTGTCACAGGACAGATCCCCCTTGGGTAACTCTAGACCATCTCCGATTCTGGAGCCAGGTATTCAAAGCTGTCTGACACACTTCAACCTCATCTCTCATGGATTTGGCAGTCCAGCAGTATGTGCAGCCATCACTGCTCTGCAAAATTATCTCACTGAGgcactgaaagcaatggacaaAATGTACCTAAATAATAACAATCCCAACAGCCACACAGACAACAGCAAAGGGGGTGACAAAGATGAAAAGCACAGGAAGTGA
- the TFAP2A gene encoding transcription factor AP-2-alpha isoform X1 yields MDQVQRTGDPGPSDPDMKSKGLESTENIPSSKRRTSELPMAYPGYSQDSQDRHDGTSNGTGRLPQLGSVGQSPYASAPPLSHTPNTDFQPPYFPPPYQPIYPQSQDPYSHVNDPYSLNSLHAQPQPQHPGWPGQRQSQEASLLHTHRGLPHQLSGLDPRRDYRRHEDLLHGPHGLGSGLGDISIHSIPHAIEDVSHLEDPGINIPDQTVIKKGPVSLSKSNNNAVSSLSLNKDNLFGGVVNPNEVFCSVPGRLSLLSSTSKYKVTVAEVQRRLSPPECLNASLLGGVLRRAKSKNGGRSLREKLDKIGLNLPAGRRKAANVTLLTSLVEGEAVHLARDFGYVCETEFPAKAVAEYVNRQHSDPNEQVTRKNMLLATKQICKEFTDLLSQDRSPLGNSRPSPILEPGIQSCLTHFNLISHGFGSPAVCAAITALQNYLTEALKAMDKMYLNNNNPNSHTDNSKGGDKDEKHRK; encoded by the exons ATGGATCAGGTTCAGAGGACAGGAGATCCGGGCCCCTCGGATCCAGACATGAAAAGCAAAGGGCTAGAGAGCACAGAGAACATTCCTAGCAGCAAGAGGAGGACATCGGAGCTGCCCATGGCTTATCCAGGATATTCCCAGGATTCCCAG GATCGTCATGACGGTACCAGTAATGGGACAGGCAGGTTACCCCAGCTGGGGTCAGTGGGCCAGTCTCCCTATGCCAGTGCTCCCCCACTTTCTCATACCCCTAATACTGACTTTCAACCCCCATATTTTCCTCCACCATACCAGCCCATATATCCACAGTCACAGGATCCATATTCCCACGTTAATGACCCATATAGCCTCAATTCCCTCCATGCTCAACCGCAACCTCAGCACCCAGGGTGGCCAGGACAGAGGCAAAGCCAAGAGGCCAGTCTATTGCACACACATCGGGGGCTACCACATCAGCTGTCCGGCCTGGACCCTCGCAGGGATTACAGGCGGCATGAAGATCTTCTGCATGGGCCTCATGGGCTAGGCTCAGGACTTGGGGACATCTCCATCCACTCCATACCTCATGCAATAGAAGATGTCTCG CATTTAGAAGACCCAGGTATCAACATCCCAGATCAGACTGTAATTAAGAAAG GGCCTGTCTCATTGTCTAAATCCAATAACAATGCAGTGTCGTCCCTCTCTCTCAACAAAGACAATCTCTTCGGTGGAGTAGTGAATCCCAATGAAGTTTTCTGCTCGGTTCCTGGACGACTGTCTCTTCTAAGCTCAACATCAAAGTACAAGGTGACAGTGGCAGAAGTACAGAGAAGGTTGTCCCCGCCCGAGTGCCTCAATGCTTCTCTACTGGGTGGAGTGCTCAGAAG GGCGAAATCCAAAAATGGTGGCCGATCACTGAGAGAAAAATTAGATAAAATAGGATTAAACCTTCCAGCTGGGAGGCGTAAAGCTGCTAATGTTACATTGCTCACATCCTTAGTGGAGG GTGAAGCTGTCCATTTAGCCAGAGATTTTGGTTATGTTTGTGAAACTGAATTTCCTGCCAAAGCAGTAGCCGAGTATGTCAACCGGCAACACTCAGACCCCAATGAGCAAGTGACCAGGAAAAATATGTTATTAGCCACAAA GCAGATTTGTAAGGAATTCACAGATTTATTGTCACAGGACAGATCCCCCTTGGGTAACTCTAGACCATCTCCGATTCTGGAGCCAGGTATTCAAAGCTGTCTGACACACTTCAACCTCATCTCTCATGGATTTGGCAGTCCAGCAGTATGTGCAGCCATCACTGCTCTGCAAAATTATCTCACTGAGgcactgaaagcaatggacaaAATGTACCTAAATAATAACAATCCCAACAGCCACACAGACAACAGCAAAGGGGGTGACAAAGATGAAAAGCACAGGAAGTGA
- the TFAP2A gene encoding transcription factor AP-2-alpha isoform X5, which translates to MSMLARMGDWQDRHDGTSNGTGRLPQLGSVGQSPYASAPPLSHTPNTDFQPPYFPPPYQPIYPQSQDPYSHVNDPYSLNSLHAQPQPQHPGWPGQRQSQEASLLHTHRGLPHQLSGLDPRRDYRRHEDLLHGPHGLGSGLGDISIHSIPHAIEDVSHLEDPGINIPDQTVIKKGPVSLSKSNNNAVSSLSLNKDNLFGGVVNPNEVFCSVPGRLSLLSSTSKYKVTVAEVQRRLSPPECLNASLLGGVLRRAKSKNGGRSLREKLDKIGLNLPAGRRKAANVTLLTSLVEGEAVHLARDFGYVCETEFPAKAVAEYVNRQHSDPNEQVTRKNMLLATKQICKEFTDLLSQDRSPLGNSRPSPILEPGIQSCLTHFNLISHGFGSPAVCAAITALQNYLTEALKAMDKMYLNNNNPNSHTDNSKGGDKDEKHRK; encoded by the exons ATGTCCATGCTGGCCAGGATGGGGGATTGGCAG GATCGTCATGACGGTACCAGTAATGGGACAGGCAGGTTACCCCAGCTGGGGTCAGTGGGCCAGTCTCCCTATGCCAGTGCTCCCCCACTTTCTCATACCCCTAATACTGACTTTCAACCCCCATATTTTCCTCCACCATACCAGCCCATATATCCACAGTCACAGGATCCATATTCCCACGTTAATGACCCATATAGCCTCAATTCCCTCCATGCTCAACCGCAACCTCAGCACCCAGGGTGGCCAGGACAGAGGCAAAGCCAAGAGGCCAGTCTATTGCACACACATCGGGGGCTACCACATCAGCTGTCCGGCCTGGACCCTCGCAGGGATTACAGGCGGCATGAAGATCTTCTGCATGGGCCTCATGGGCTAGGCTCAGGACTTGGGGACATCTCCATCCACTCCATACCTCATGCAATAGAAGATGTCTCG CATTTAGAAGACCCAGGTATCAACATCCCAGATCAGACTGTAATTAAGAAAG GGCCTGTCTCATTGTCTAAATCCAATAACAATGCAGTGTCGTCCCTCTCTCTCAACAAAGACAATCTCTTCGGTGGAGTAGTGAATCCCAATGAAGTTTTCTGCTCGGTTCCTGGACGACTGTCTCTTCTAAGCTCAACATCAAAGTACAAGGTGACAGTGGCAGAAGTACAGAGAAGGTTGTCCCCGCCCGAGTGCCTCAATGCTTCTCTACTGGGTGGAGTGCTCAGAAG GGCGAAATCCAAAAATGGTGGCCGATCACTGAGAGAAAAATTAGATAAAATAGGATTAAACCTTCCAGCTGGGAGGCGTAAAGCTGCTAATGTTACATTGCTCACATCCTTAGTGGAGG GTGAAGCTGTCCATTTAGCCAGAGATTTTGGTTATGTTTGTGAAACTGAATTTCCTGCCAAAGCAGTAGCCGAGTATGTCAACCGGCAACACTCAGACCCCAATGAGCAAGTGACCAGGAAAAATATGTTATTAGCCACAAA GCAGATTTGTAAGGAATTCACAGATTTATTGTCACAGGACAGATCCCCCTTGGGTAACTCTAGACCATCTCCGATTCTGGAGCCAGGTATTCAAAGCTGTCTGACACACTTCAACCTCATCTCTCATGGATTTGGCAGTCCAGCAGTATGTGCAGCCATCACTGCTCTGCAAAATTATCTCACTGAGgcactgaaagcaatggacaaAATGTACCTAAATAATAACAATCCCAACAGCCACACAGACAACAGCAAAGGGGGTGACAAAGATGAAAAGCACAGGAAGTGA
- the TFAP2A gene encoding transcription factor AP-2-alpha isoform X3 — protein MSMLARMGDWQVRCHTWSQDRHDGTSNGTGRLPQLGSVGQSPYASAPPLSHTPNTDFQPPYFPPPYQPIYPQSQDPYSHVNDPYSLNSLHAQPQPQHPGWPGQRQSQEASLLHTHRGLPHQLSGLDPRRDYRRHEDLLHGPHGLGSGLGDISIHSIPHAIEDVSHLEDPGINIPDQTVIKKGPVSLSKSNNNAVSSLSLNKDNLFGGVVNPNEVFCSVPGRLSLLSSTSKYKVTVAEVQRRLSPPECLNASLLGGVLRRAKSKNGGRSLREKLDKIGLNLPAGRRKAANVTLLTSLVEGEAVHLARDFGYVCETEFPAKAVAEYVNRQHSDPNEQVTRKNMLLATKQICKEFTDLLSQDRSPLGNSRPSPILEPGIQSCLTHFNLISHGFGSPAVCAAITALQNYLTEALKAMDKMYLNNNNPNSHTDNSKGGDKDEKHRK, from the exons ATGTCCATGCTGGCCAGGATGGGGGATTGGCAGGTGAGATGTCACACCTggtcacag GATCGTCATGACGGTACCAGTAATGGGACAGGCAGGTTACCCCAGCTGGGGTCAGTGGGCCAGTCTCCCTATGCCAGTGCTCCCCCACTTTCTCATACCCCTAATACTGACTTTCAACCCCCATATTTTCCTCCACCATACCAGCCCATATATCCACAGTCACAGGATCCATATTCCCACGTTAATGACCCATATAGCCTCAATTCCCTCCATGCTCAACCGCAACCTCAGCACCCAGGGTGGCCAGGACAGAGGCAAAGCCAAGAGGCCAGTCTATTGCACACACATCGGGGGCTACCACATCAGCTGTCCGGCCTGGACCCTCGCAGGGATTACAGGCGGCATGAAGATCTTCTGCATGGGCCTCATGGGCTAGGCTCAGGACTTGGGGACATCTCCATCCACTCCATACCTCATGCAATAGAAGATGTCTCG CATTTAGAAGACCCAGGTATCAACATCCCAGATCAGACTGTAATTAAGAAAG GGCCTGTCTCATTGTCTAAATCCAATAACAATGCAGTGTCGTCCCTCTCTCTCAACAAAGACAATCTCTTCGGTGGAGTAGTGAATCCCAATGAAGTTTTCTGCTCGGTTCCTGGACGACTGTCTCTTCTAAGCTCAACATCAAAGTACAAGGTGACAGTGGCAGAAGTACAGAGAAGGTTGTCCCCGCCCGAGTGCCTCAATGCTTCTCTACTGGGTGGAGTGCTCAGAAG GGCGAAATCCAAAAATGGTGGCCGATCACTGAGAGAAAAATTAGATAAAATAGGATTAAACCTTCCAGCTGGGAGGCGTAAAGCTGCTAATGTTACATTGCTCACATCCTTAGTGGAGG GTGAAGCTGTCCATTTAGCCAGAGATTTTGGTTATGTTTGTGAAACTGAATTTCCTGCCAAAGCAGTAGCCGAGTATGTCAACCGGCAACACTCAGACCCCAATGAGCAAGTGACCAGGAAAAATATGTTATTAGCCACAAA GCAGATTTGTAAGGAATTCACAGATTTATTGTCACAGGACAGATCCCCCTTGGGTAACTCTAGACCATCTCCGATTCTGGAGCCAGGTATTCAAAGCTGTCTGACACACTTCAACCTCATCTCTCATGGATTTGGCAGTCCAGCAGTATGTGCAGCCATCACTGCTCTGCAAAATTATCTCACTGAGgcactgaaagcaatggacaaAATGTACCTAAATAATAACAATCCCAACAGCCACACAGACAACAGCAAAGGGGGTGACAAAGATGAAAAGCACAGGAAGTGA
- the TFAP2A gene encoding transcription factor AP-2-alpha isoform X7, with product MLVHSFSAMDRHDGTSNGTGRLPQLGSVGQSPYASAPPLSHTPNTDFQPPYFPPPYQPIYPQSQDPYSHVNDPYSLNSLHAQPQPQHPGWPGQRQSQEASLLHTHRGLPHQLSGLDPRRDYRRHEDLLHGPHGLGSGLGDISIHSIPHAIEDVSHLEDPGINIPDQTVIKKDNLFGGVVNPNEVFCSVPGRLSLLSSTSKYKVTVAEVQRRLSPPECLNASLLGGVLRRAKSKNGGRSLREKLDKIGLNLPAGRRKAANVTLLTSLVEGEAVHLARDFGYVCETEFPAKAVAEYVNRQHSDPNEQVTRKNMLLATKQICKEFTDLLSQDRSPLGNSRPSPILEPGIQSCLTHFNLISHGFGSPAVCAAITALQNYLTEALKAMDKMYLNNNNPNSHTDNSKGGDKDEKHRK from the exons ATGTTAGTGCACAGTTTTTCCGCTATG GATCGTCATGACGGTACCAGTAATGGGACAGGCAGGTTACCCCAGCTGGGGTCAGTGGGCCAGTCTCCCTATGCCAGTGCTCCCCCACTTTCTCATACCCCTAATACTGACTTTCAACCCCCATATTTTCCTCCACCATACCAGCCCATATATCCACAGTCACAGGATCCATATTCCCACGTTAATGACCCATATAGCCTCAATTCCCTCCATGCTCAACCGCAACCTCAGCACCCAGGGTGGCCAGGACAGAGGCAAAGCCAAGAGGCCAGTCTATTGCACACACATCGGGGGCTACCACATCAGCTGTCCGGCCTGGACCCTCGCAGGGATTACAGGCGGCATGAAGATCTTCTGCATGGGCCTCATGGGCTAGGCTCAGGACTTGGGGACATCTCCATCCACTCCATACCTCATGCAATAGAAGATGTCTCG CATTTAGAAGACCCAGGTATCAACATCCCAGATCAGACTGTAATTAAGAAAG ACAATCTCTTCGGTGGAGTAGTGAATCCCAATGAAGTTTTCTGCTCGGTTCCTGGACGACTGTCTCTTCTAAGCTCAACATCAAAGTACAAGGTGACAGTGGCAGAAGTACAGAGAAGGTTGTCCCCGCCCGAGTGCCTCAATGCTTCTCTACTGGGTGGAGTGCTCAGAAG GGCGAAATCCAAAAATGGTGGCCGATCACTGAGAGAAAAATTAGATAAAATAGGATTAAACCTTCCAGCTGGGAGGCGTAAAGCTGCTAATGTTACATTGCTCACATCCTTAGTGGAGG GTGAAGCTGTCCATTTAGCCAGAGATTTTGGTTATGTTTGTGAAACTGAATTTCCTGCCAAAGCAGTAGCCGAGTATGTCAACCGGCAACACTCAGACCCCAATGAGCAAGTGACCAGGAAAAATATGTTATTAGCCACAAA GCAGATTTGTAAGGAATTCACAGATTTATTGTCACAGGACAGATCCCCCTTGGGTAACTCTAGACCATCTCCGATTCTGGAGCCAGGTATTCAAAGCTGTCTGACACACTTCAACCTCATCTCTCATGGATTTGGCAGTCCAGCAGTATGTGCAGCCATCACTGCTCTGCAAAATTATCTCACTGAGgcactgaaagcaatggacaaAATGTACCTAAATAATAACAATCCCAACAGCCACACAGACAACAGCAAAGGGGGTGACAAAGATGAAAAGCACAGGAAGTGA
- the TFAP2A gene encoding transcription factor AP-2-alpha isoform X6 has protein sequence MLVHSFSAMDRHDGTSNGTGRLPQLGSVGQSPYASAPPLSHTPNTDFQPPYFPPPYQPIYPQSQDPYSHVNDPYSLNSLHAQPQPQHPGWPGQRQSQEASLLHTHRGLPHQLSGLDPRRDYRRHEDLLHGPHGLGSGLGDISIHSIPHAIEDVSHLEDPGINIPDQTVIKKGPVSLSKSNNNAVSSLSLNKDNLFGGVVNPNEVFCSVPGRLSLLSSTSKYKVTVAEVQRRLSPPECLNASLLGGVLRRAKSKNGGRSLREKLDKIGLNLPAGRRKAANVTLLTSLVEGEAVHLARDFGYVCETEFPAKAVAEYVNRQHSDPNEQVTRKNMLLATKQICKEFTDLLSQDRSPLGNSRPSPILEPGIQSCLTHFNLISHGFGSPAVCAAITALQNYLTEALKAMDKMYLNNNNPNSHTDNSKGGDKDEKHRK, from the exons ATGTTAGTGCACAGTTTTTCCGCTATG GATCGTCATGACGGTACCAGTAATGGGACAGGCAGGTTACCCCAGCTGGGGTCAGTGGGCCAGTCTCCCTATGCCAGTGCTCCCCCACTTTCTCATACCCCTAATACTGACTTTCAACCCCCATATTTTCCTCCACCATACCAGCCCATATATCCACAGTCACAGGATCCATATTCCCACGTTAATGACCCATATAGCCTCAATTCCCTCCATGCTCAACCGCAACCTCAGCACCCAGGGTGGCCAGGACAGAGGCAAAGCCAAGAGGCCAGTCTATTGCACACACATCGGGGGCTACCACATCAGCTGTCCGGCCTGGACCCTCGCAGGGATTACAGGCGGCATGAAGATCTTCTGCATGGGCCTCATGGGCTAGGCTCAGGACTTGGGGACATCTCCATCCACTCCATACCTCATGCAATAGAAGATGTCTCG CATTTAGAAGACCCAGGTATCAACATCCCAGATCAGACTGTAATTAAGAAAG GGCCTGTCTCATTGTCTAAATCCAATAACAATGCAGTGTCGTCCCTCTCTCTCAACAAAGACAATCTCTTCGGTGGAGTAGTGAATCCCAATGAAGTTTTCTGCTCGGTTCCTGGACGACTGTCTCTTCTAAGCTCAACATCAAAGTACAAGGTGACAGTGGCAGAAGTACAGAGAAGGTTGTCCCCGCCCGAGTGCCTCAATGCTTCTCTACTGGGTGGAGTGCTCAGAAG GGCGAAATCCAAAAATGGTGGCCGATCACTGAGAGAAAAATTAGATAAAATAGGATTAAACCTTCCAGCTGGGAGGCGTAAAGCTGCTAATGTTACATTGCTCACATCCTTAGTGGAGG GTGAAGCTGTCCATTTAGCCAGAGATTTTGGTTATGTTTGTGAAACTGAATTTCCTGCCAAAGCAGTAGCCGAGTATGTCAACCGGCAACACTCAGACCCCAATGAGCAAGTGACCAGGAAAAATATGTTATTAGCCACAAA GCAGATTTGTAAGGAATTCACAGATTTATTGTCACAGGACAGATCCCCCTTGGGTAACTCTAGACCATCTCCGATTCTGGAGCCAGGTATTCAAAGCTGTCTGACACACTTCAACCTCATCTCTCATGGATTTGGCAGTCCAGCAGTATGTGCAGCCATCACTGCTCTGCAAAATTATCTCACTGAGgcactgaaagcaatggacaaAATGTACCTAAATAATAACAATCCCAACAGCCACACAGACAACAGCAAAGGGGGTGACAAAGATGAAAAGCACAGGAAGTGA
- the TFAP2A gene encoding transcription factor AP-2-alpha isoform X4, with amino-acid sequence MKMLWKLTDNIKYEECEDRHDGTSNGTGRLPQLGSVGQSPYASAPPLSHTPNTDFQPPYFPPPYQPIYPQSQDPYSHVNDPYSLNSLHAQPQPQHPGWPGQRQSQEASLLHTHRGLPHQLSGLDPRRDYRRHEDLLHGPHGLGSGLGDISIHSIPHAIEDVSHLEDPGINIPDQTVIKKGPVSLSKSNNNAVSSLSLNKDNLFGGVVNPNEVFCSVPGRLSLLSSTSKYKVTVAEVQRRLSPPECLNASLLGGVLRRAKSKNGGRSLREKLDKIGLNLPAGRRKAANVTLLTSLVEGEAVHLARDFGYVCETEFPAKAVAEYVNRQHSDPNEQVTRKNMLLATKQICKEFTDLLSQDRSPLGNSRPSPILEPGIQSCLTHFNLISHGFGSPAVCAAITALQNYLTEALKAMDKMYLNNNNPNSHTDNSKGGDKDEKHRK; translated from the exons ATGAAAATGCTGTGGAAACTAACGGATAATATCAAATATGAAGAGTGTGAG GATCGTCATGACGGTACCAGTAATGGGACAGGCAGGTTACCCCAGCTGGGGTCAGTGGGCCAGTCTCCCTATGCCAGTGCTCCCCCACTTTCTCATACCCCTAATACTGACTTTCAACCCCCATATTTTCCTCCACCATACCAGCCCATATATCCACAGTCACAGGATCCATATTCCCACGTTAATGACCCATATAGCCTCAATTCCCTCCATGCTCAACCGCAACCTCAGCACCCAGGGTGGCCAGGACAGAGGCAAAGCCAAGAGGCCAGTCTATTGCACACACATCGGGGGCTACCACATCAGCTGTCCGGCCTGGACCCTCGCAGGGATTACAGGCGGCATGAAGATCTTCTGCATGGGCCTCATGGGCTAGGCTCAGGACTTGGGGACATCTCCATCCACTCCATACCTCATGCAATAGAAGATGTCTCG CATTTAGAAGACCCAGGTATCAACATCCCAGATCAGACTGTAATTAAGAAAG GGCCTGTCTCATTGTCTAAATCCAATAACAATGCAGTGTCGTCCCTCTCTCTCAACAAAGACAATCTCTTCGGTGGAGTAGTGAATCCCAATGAAGTTTTCTGCTCGGTTCCTGGACGACTGTCTCTTCTAAGCTCAACATCAAAGTACAAGGTGACAGTGGCAGAAGTACAGAGAAGGTTGTCCCCGCCCGAGTGCCTCAATGCTTCTCTACTGGGTGGAGTGCTCAGAAG GGCGAAATCCAAAAATGGTGGCCGATCACTGAGAGAAAAATTAGATAAAATAGGATTAAACCTTCCAGCTGGGAGGCGTAAAGCTGCTAATGTTACATTGCTCACATCCTTAGTGGAGG GTGAAGCTGTCCATTTAGCCAGAGATTTTGGTTATGTTTGTGAAACTGAATTTCCTGCCAAAGCAGTAGCCGAGTATGTCAACCGGCAACACTCAGACCCCAATGAGCAAGTGACCAGGAAAAATATGTTATTAGCCACAAA GCAGATTTGTAAGGAATTCACAGATTTATTGTCACAGGACAGATCCCCCTTGGGTAACTCTAGACCATCTCCGATTCTGGAGCCAGGTATTCAAAGCTGTCTGACACACTTCAACCTCATCTCTCATGGATTTGGCAGTCCAGCAGTATGTGCAGCCATCACTGCTCTGCAAAATTATCTCACTGAGgcactgaaagcaatggacaaAATGTACCTAAATAATAACAATCCCAACAGCCACACAGACAACAGCAAAGGGGGTGACAAAGATGAAAAGCACAGGAAGTGA